TCCTTTCAGTCATAGGTCTTTCAGGTTCAGGCAAATCTACCCTTCTTAGATGTATAAATCGTATACATGAACCCACTGCAGGAACAGTTTATTTTGAAGGCCAAGATATTACTCATGTTAAAGAACGTGAGCTCAGAGAAATAAGAAAAAAAATAGGAATGGTTTTTCAACATTTTAACTTAATAAATAGAAGAAATGTTTTAAACAATGTCCTTATGGGTAAATTAGGAGATTTGAACAACCACTTTTTAGGAGGAATTTTTAAAAAGTGGCCATCTGAATGGGTCGATGAAGCTTATTCTGCTTTAAAAATAGTTGGTATAGCTGACAAAGCGTTAGTTCGAGCGGACGGGTTATCTGGTGGGCAAAAACAAAGGGTCGCCATTGCTAGAACATTAATTCAAAATCCGCATCTTTTATTAGCAGATGAGCCAGTAGCTTCTTTAGACCCTACGACCAGTTATTCTGTTATGAATTATTTAAAAGATTTGAATACTAAAAGAAATATAACTGTTGTTTGTAACTTACATTTTTTAAGTTTAGTTAGGGATTACTCAACCCATGTAATTGCATTAAAAAATGGAGAAAAAGTATTTGAAGGAAAGCCATCAGATATTTCTGAAAAATGGTTTAAAGATATTTATGGTGCTGATGCGAAAGAAGTGGAGATACATTAATGAAATTCCCTTCGTTTATACCAATGATTGAATCAAAACGGAAAAAAAGAGAATTAGCAGGCTTACTAATTGAAATGTTAGTTTGGGCTTATTTCTTAATTTTTATTTTTAAAATATTAGTATTTTCAATCATACTTCCTATCTTAGAAAATTTTGCTTATGCAGAAAAATCAAATCAATTTGCTTTAAATATTATCCAAAAATTAAATTTTGACAGCAGATACTTTGAATTTCCTTGGAGTTGGTTTTTAGGTTTATCTTTTATAGGTTTTGGTATCGGTGTTTTAGTTTCTTTAAAATGTAAGGGTTTTGGATCATGGGTAGCAAGCTTATCAAAATTGCAAGTAACAGATCCAAACGATTATTTAAAAATTCAGAAACATTGGAAATTTGCGAAATTTGAGGCGTATTTTTTAGTATTCATTACATTAATAACAGGAATTGTAATTGTAAATGT
This is a stretch of genomic DNA from Pigmentibacter ruber. It encodes these proteins:
- the phnC gene encoding phosphonate ABC transporter ATP-binding protein, with protein sequence MTLQQMQNNDFILQVDNIVKTYPNGTKALKGISFQVPKGAFLSVIGLSGSGKSTLLRCINRIHEPTAGTVYFEGQDITHVKERELREIRKKIGMVFQHFNLINRRNVLNNVLMGKLGDLNNHFLGGIFKKWPSEWVDEAYSALKIVGIADKALVRADGLSGGQKQRVAIARTLIQNPHLLLADEPVASLDPTTSYSVMNYLKDLNTKRNITVVCNLHFLSLVRDYSTHVIALKNGEKVFEGKPSDISEKWFKDIYGADAKEVEIH